A region of Myxococcus stipitatus DSM 14675 DNA encodes the following proteins:
- a CDS encoding DedA family protein, whose protein sequence is MQELLTTLIGDAHGFIAYATIFGILVACGLGVPLPEDISLILGGFLAHKGAANLPMMMAVGFGGILVGDSLIFFAGRRLGGKLGRNGEGKGGGFFARIVTPEKRARVEGLFERHGQKIVCIARFMPGVRAVTYFTAGSVGMSYWRFIFWDGLAALLSAPVFVWLGFHFGSELDMLIGKFKEGQYAVMGVLLVAVVGYFVWRRHRNAAAKQASGESSSVASPSLPANDSASTSGGARNTVKGGSESLFTVAATPPEKAPVTDPSRELMKH, encoded by the coding sequence GTGCAAGAACTTCTCACCACCCTGATTGGCGATGCACACGGCTTCATCGCCTACGCGACCATCTTCGGCATCCTCGTGGCCTGCGGCCTGGGCGTTCCGCTTCCGGAGGACATCTCGCTCATCCTGGGCGGCTTCCTGGCGCACAAGGGCGCGGCGAACCTGCCCATGATGATGGCGGTGGGGTTCGGCGGCATCCTCGTCGGCGACAGCCTCATCTTCTTCGCGGGCCGGCGCCTGGGCGGCAAGCTGGGCCGCAATGGTGAAGGGAAGGGCGGAGGATTCTTCGCTCGCATCGTCACCCCGGAGAAGCGCGCCCGGGTGGAAGGGCTGTTCGAGCGCCACGGCCAGAAGATTGTCTGCATCGCCCGCTTCATGCCGGGCGTGCGCGCGGTGACGTACTTCACCGCGGGCTCGGTGGGCATGTCCTACTGGCGCTTCATCTTCTGGGACGGCCTGGCCGCGCTCCTGTCCGCCCCCGTGTTCGTCTGGCTCGGCTTCCACTTCGGCAGCGAGCTGGACATGCTCATCGGCAAGTTCAAGGAGGGCCAGTACGCCGTCATGGGCGTGCTCCTGGTGGCCGTCGTCGGCTACTTCGTGTGGCGGCGCCATCGCAATGCCGCGGCGAAGCAGGCCTCGGGTGAGTCCTCCTCCGTGGCGTCTCCGTCGCTCCCGGCCAATGACTCGGCCTCGACGTCCGGCGGGGCGCGCAACACCGTGAAGGGCGGCTCCGAGTCCCTGTTCACCGTGGCCGCGACGCCGCCCGAGAAGGCTCCCGTGACGGACCCTTCCCGCGAGCTGATGAAGCACTGA
- a CDS encoding MATE family efflux transporter, with protein sequence MADTSVQGPTRMGLFRLTWPIFLELLLFMMMGTADTLMLSGVSDDAVSAVGVVNQYLFICILIMEVVSHGASVVVSQYLGARRSEEAARIAAVAITLNLLMGLTVSAGLLLFGDALLSRMNLHGIVLEQARTYMGIAGGLIFLQALINVFSALVRTYGFTRESMLVALGMNVLHVGGNALLIFGLWGVPRLEVAGAAWSTVISRGVALVVFAVLLRRVMDVRMQPRDYVNFSWDTLRKILRVGVPSAVEHGTYQCCQAVFLYYVTFLGATSLASRQYGNAISQYVYLFSFAVGMGTAIIVGRLVGSRQQDEAYRRVLKSLQWAVAITVVVDLAVIAIRVPLVSLFTHDAEIIQLTAHVIVLGLLLESGRSFNLVLVHALRSAGDAPFTVYMAFLSMVCMSLPLGYFLVFKLGLGLAGVWLAIAADEWVRAITFWVRWRSRAWEKKSLVDDALAAPVAAAQH encoded by the coding sequence ATGGCAGACACCTCCGTGCAGGGCCCCACCAGGATGGGGTTGTTCCGGCTGACCTGGCCGATCTTCCTGGAGCTCCTCCTCTTCATGATGATGGGGACGGCGGACACGCTGATGCTCAGCGGTGTGTCCGACGACGCGGTCTCCGCGGTCGGCGTCGTCAATCAGTACCTCTTCATCTGCATCCTCATCATGGAGGTGGTGAGCCACGGCGCATCCGTCGTCGTGTCGCAGTACCTGGGCGCCAGACGCTCGGAGGAGGCGGCGCGCATCGCGGCTGTCGCCATCACCCTGAACCTCCTGATGGGGCTGACGGTGAGCGCGGGGCTGCTGCTGTTCGGCGATGCGCTGCTGTCGCGGATGAACCTACACGGCATCGTCCTGGAGCAGGCCCGGACGTACATGGGCATCGCCGGGGGGCTCATCTTCCTCCAGGCGCTCATCAACGTCTTCTCGGCCCTGGTGCGCACCTATGGCTTCACGCGCGAGTCCATGCTCGTCGCGCTGGGGATGAACGTGCTGCACGTGGGCGGCAACGCGCTGCTCATCTTCGGGCTGTGGGGAGTGCCTCGGCTCGAGGTCGCGGGCGCGGCCTGGTCCACGGTCATCAGCCGCGGCGTGGCGCTCGTTGTCTTCGCGGTCCTGCTGCGCCGGGTGATGGACGTGCGGATGCAGCCGCGCGACTACGTGAACTTCTCGTGGGACACCCTGCGGAAGATTCTCCGGGTGGGCGTCCCGTCCGCCGTCGAGCACGGCACGTATCAGTGCTGCCAGGCGGTGTTCCTGTACTACGTGACGTTCCTGGGGGCGACGTCGCTGGCCTCACGCCAGTACGGGAACGCCATCTCCCAGTACGTCTACCTGTTCAGCTTCGCGGTGGGCATGGGCACCGCCATCATCGTCGGACGACTGGTGGGCTCTCGCCAGCAGGACGAGGCCTATCGCCGCGTGCTGAAGAGCCTCCAGTGGGCGGTGGCCATCACCGTCGTCGTGGACCTCGCGGTCATCGCCATCCGGGTGCCGCTGGTGAGCCTCTTCACCCACGACGCGGAGATCATCCAGCTCACCGCCCACGTCATCGTCCTGGGGCTGCTGCTGGAGTCGGGGCGCTCGTTCAACCTGGTGTTGGTGCACGCGCTGCGGTCCGCGGGGGACGCGCCGTTCACCGTCTACATGGCGTTCCTGTCCATGGTCTGCATGAGCCTGCCCCTGGGCTACTTCCTGGTGTTCAAGCTGGGGCTGGGGCTCGCGGGCGTGTGGCTGGCCATCGCCGCGGATGAGTGGGTGCGCGCCATCACCTTCTGGGTCCGGTGGCGGAGTCGCGCCTGGGAGAAGAAGTCCCTGGTGGATGACGCCCTCGCCGCTCCGGTCGCGGCGGCACAGCACTGA